The genomic DNA GCAAAGGATACAGATTATATAAATGAAGTATTATATGAAGGTGGAAAAAAAGCTAGAGCAATAGCTCAAGAAAAAATTATGAAAGCTAAAGAAGCAGTGGGAATAATAGGAAATCTTTATAAATACATGAAATAAAAATAGGGTAGCTTAGCTACCCTTAAGTTTTATTTGAATTTAGTTAACAGTCCTCTATATTGTTTTGCTAAGACTTTTAACATGCCTTTTTTAATAAATTGATACCATTTTAATTGCATTGACTCCATACCTTTTATAGAATCTACTAGCATTTTTTTGATGAACTCATATTCTTCAAAACTTAATTTTAGTTCATTTTGATTTTTATTATCTGCAATAGATTTTACATAATCAAAGAAAGAAGCTATTGTTGGTGTAGCACCACCCATAGCAGATGATGAAAATTGTTTTTTCACTTCATCTATAAACTTTGAAAGGAATTTTTTATCTCCTTTATCTAGTTTAACTGTTATTTTTCTTTTTCCTTTTCCTATCTTTTGAATAGTATTCATCATGCCCATCATATTAGACATACTATTTAATTGCATGTGATTCATTGTGCTCGGATTAACCCTTTGTGTTTTCATAAATTCCTCCCATTATATTTTTCCAATTACATCTTCTATTTCTTTTATAGATATTGCTCCAACTCTAATAATTTTTGGTGTATCGCCACTCATATCAATAATAGTTGATGCAACTCCTACAGGAGATTTTCCTCCATCAATTATAATATCTACTCTATTTTTAAACTCACAAGACAGCTCCTTATAAGATCTAGGAGTAGTTTCTCCAGATATATTAGCACTAGTTGTAGGAAATAATCCTCCTACAGAGTCAATAATATCTAATGATATTTTTAAATCAGGCATTCTTACTCCAACAGTATCACCATTAGCAGTCATAATATCTGGAACACATGATTTTTTCTTTAAAATAATAGTTAGCCCACCTGGCCAGAATTTATTAATTAATTTATTAATGTTTTCTTTATGTTTTTCATCTATATAAGCTATTTTAGAAATTTTATTTGGATCACTGACAAGAACAATGAGCGGTGAAGAAAAATTACGTTTCTTAGCATTATAAACTCCTTTTATAGCATCAATTGAGTCCATAATAGCACCTACACCGTATACTGTGTCTGTAGGATAAATAATTAATTTTCCCTCTTTTAATAGAGATCCAATTTTTTCTAAATCAATATTTTGTAAATTATATATATATTTATTTTCCACAAATAACACCTTACATTCTTTTGAACTTTTTAATAATTTTATCACATATAAATAAAAAAAGCTAGTAAAAGTACTAGCTTTTCTATAAAGTGAAATTAAAATTGTTTATTTTTCTATAATAAATCTTTTTTCAAATAATTCAGAAACAGATTGATTATTAACAATTCTTCTTATAGCTTCAGCAAGAATTTCATCTACTGATAAAACAGTAATTTTATCAAGTTTCTTTCTTTCTGGTAAAGCTATTGAGTCAGTTATGATAACTTCTTTTAAAGGAGAAGCTGCTAATCTTTCTATTGCTGGATCAGAGAAAACAGCATGAGTACAACAAGCATAAGCTTCTTTTGCTCCTCTTTCAACTATGGCTGCGGCACCGTTAGTTATAGTTCCTGCTGTATCGATCATGTCGTCAATAAATATTGCAGTTTTTCCTTGAACTTCTCCAATAAGATTCATAACCTCTGACATATTTGGTTTTGGTCTTCTTTTGTCAATTATAGCAATTTTACAGTCAAGCCATTCAGCAAGTTTTCTAGCTCTTTTTACTCCACCAATGTCTGGAGAAACAACAACTACGTCATCACCATAAAGACCTTTTTTCATAAAGTATTTAACCATTAGTGGTAGACCTTGCATGTGGTCAACAGGGATATCAAAGAATCCTTGAATTTGATCAGCATGTAAATCCATAGTTACTATTCTGCTTGCTCCTGCTGTAGTAAGTAGATTTGCTACAAGTTTAGAAGTGATAGGTTCTCTAGGATTAGATTTTCTATCTTGTCTAGCATATCCGTAATAAGGCATAATTACATTGATGCTTTTAGCAGATGCTCTTTTTAATGCATCGATGAAAATTAATAATTCCATTAAATTTTCATTAACAGGTTCAGATGTAGATTGAACAACAAATACATCTCTACCTCTTACAGTTTCATCAATTTTTACAAATACCTCTCCATCTTTGAATCTTACAACTTCAGCTTTTCCTAATGGAAGACCATACTTTTCAGCTATTTTTTTAGCTAAATCTCTGTTTGAAGTTCCAGCGAAAATTTTTACATTTTCAGAATTAATCATTTTTTTATTTCCTCCAGTCACTTTTAATAATTTGTTTACTTCTTGATACAGCAAGTGCATTATCAGGAACGTCTTTTGTAATTACTGAACCAGCTCCAACTAGTGCTTTTTCACCAATATTAACTGGAGCAACCAACATAGAATCGCTTCCGATAAATGCCTCTTTACCTATTATTGTTTTAAATTTGT from Fusobacterium hominis includes the following:
- a CDS encoding L-threonylcarbamoyladenylate synthase; its protein translation is MENKYIYNLQNIDLEKIGSLLKEGKLIIYPTDTVYGVGAIMDSIDAIKGVYNAKKRNFSSPLIVLVSDPNKISKIAYIDEKHKENINKLINKFWPGGLTIILKKKSCVPDIMTANGDTVGVRMPDLKISLDIIDSVGGLFPTTSANISGETTPRSYKELSCEFKNRVDIIIDGGKSPVGVASTIIDMSGDTPKIIRVGAISIKEIEDVIGKI
- a CDS encoding ribose-phosphate diphosphokinase, which produces MINSENVKIFAGTSNRDLAKKIAEKYGLPLGKAEVVRFKDGEVFVKIDETVRGRDVFVVQSTSEPVNENLMELLIFIDALKRASAKSINVIMPYYGYARQDRKSNPREPITSKLVANLLTTAGASRIVTMDLHADQIQGFFDIPVDHMQGLPLMVKYFMKKGLYGDDVVVVSPDIGGVKRARKLAEWLDCKIAIIDKRRPKPNMSEVMNLIGEVQGKTAIFIDDMIDTAGTITNGAAAIVERGAKEAYACCTHAVFSDPAIERLAASPLKEVIITDSIALPERKKLDKITVLSVDEILAEAIRRIVNNQSVSELFEKRFIIEK